The following coding sequences lie in one Vigna radiata var. radiata cultivar VC1973A unplaced genomic scaffold, Vradiata_ver6 scaffold_73, whole genome shotgun sequence genomic window:
- the LOC106779907 gene encoding transcription factor PAR2, which translates to MGCRDMRKVRWGKRRRRQEGVERRMKKLQRLVPGGAGMNPDRLFLKTAEHILKLRIQLNVLQALSKVFNA; encoded by the coding sequence ATGGGTTGCAGGGACATGAGAAAGGTGAGGTGggggaagaggaggaggaggcaAGAGGGTGTAGAGAGGAGGATGAAGAAGCTGCAGCGCCTGGTTCCCGGTGGCGCCGGAATGAACCCCGACCGGCTCTTCCTTAAGACGGCGGAACACATCTTAAAATTAAGGATCCAACTCAATGTGCTGCAAGCTCTTTCCAAGGTTTTCAATGCTTGA